The sequence CTGGAATGGCTGAAGGAGGGAGTGTTTGTGGCGTCTGAAGGGGCTGTAGGCTTTGGCAGTGCCCGGGGGCTCCAAGTGGAAAGTTACACTTGGCATCTGAGCAGTACAGAAATAGAGGCAGGTTTCCAGCACCTCAGcctcctctgttttttctcatttccaacGGGTTGTTTGCAAGGGATGCTGCAAGATTTGTCTTTTCTCAATTAACAGACAGGCTTTCAGGGAAAGCCTCCTTTAAAAAAGCTGCcaaaggaggggagagaggctgtagacctggctctgcagcttctgctctcctccctgGGGCCTCACCCCTGGCTTTTTTCAGCCCATGGTTACTTGGGTTGGAAAGTTTCTTCTTGAAAGCAAACTCCTCAATACAAACTTCCTTGGCGGTGGTGAACTGGGGAGCGATTCGTTGACAAAGCACAAAGCTCCTCTTGGCTATGAGTAACCAGTTCTCCCCCTTCTCAAAGCCGTGGGTGGCTTTGAGAGCCTCTCAAAGCTCTCTCAAGGGTGGAGAGGAGACTTTCTAGGtctacccccccaccccacccccacccccccaggcaAGGACCTGTGCTTCCATTTTGGACCAGAAGCTTGCACTTTGGACGGGACCATCAGGGTCTGTTCAAGCTCTCTAAGCTGAAAAGCTTGACAGAGCAAACGCGCTATTTTAAGCTGTGAACTTTTGTCATCTTCCAAATTAAGCAATGTTGGAGAGGATTAGAGCTTAGCAAAGACTCCCAGCATCCTGTAGCTGTTGGACAGCCAGCGGTGCTGGCCTCTGCGGTCCAAAACTGAGCTGACCTTGGTAGGTTTTGCTGTGCTGAtagcagcactgctggagaGGTGCTGGCATGCCGTGCAGTGGGGCGGTAGCCTGGCCATCTTCTGGCTTGGACAGTGCTGTACTGTCTCAGCTGCTCATTCCTCTCCCAGCCCCATGAGAAGACTTTGCATCTGCTGGTAacagctgctgcactgcctgccAGAGCGTGCATTTCTAAAGAAACGGGTGGTTTTCCCTTTGTTTAGATGGAGGATTGCTGCTGGAATTTATTTTGCTATGTAGATGGAGAGGGGGATACGTAAAGCTTCCAGGATCTGCATTCCTGGTTTCATGTGGATGTACGTGGCTGGGTCCTGCCCTGCGTGCGGgtctgtggtgctggtggggaaggagagctcggtgctggagctgcagggcagcctgaGGGCTCTCCTGGTTCTCCTTGAGTGCAATACAGGCTGGGATAGCTTCATGTGGAAGGCTTTTGCACTTGCTCAGCTTGAAAATCTTACAGCCGCTCAGGGAACAGCTAAGGACAGTGGTTTTGTGAAGGAGAAAGCACCGCAGTCAAGATGCCAGCGGCATTTAAAGTATTTGCTAGTGATTTCCTAGGTCAGGAGGCCTCCGTGATTAGATGTCTTCTAGCAGTGCAAAGCTCACGAGTGGGCTGTTTGGATAGGAGGCCTTTGAGAATTTGAAGAGAAAACTCTGCGCTTGAGTGGGAGCgttgttttcctgaaaaagaacacaaacccTCAAGCTGCAGAAGCCCTCCCTGTGGCTGATCCCCCTAAACTGCTGTCGTCTTGGGCTGttggggaggaaaggaggtGTCTGGCTGCAGAAGAGCCTTTAAAGTTCCTGTCCACAGGTGGGCACTGAAAAGTAGAAAGCCTTTTTTGCTGGCTAGAATTGTTAACCCTTACTCTGTGGCAAATCCAAGGATGCCTAATTCACTGGAACACCCTGGTTAGTCATTCCTCCAGCGTGTGACTTCAGACTCTGATGTTTCTGCAGCTAGTACAACATTTGACCTGTAATTTTTAACTTGCATGTGATGGAAGCGCCTTAAAACTGAGCCTGCAAAAGTGCTGTGGCAGCATGTCTAAAGTCTTGCCTGGAGAGGTCATAAGATTGTGTTCAGGTGTTGGGTTTGCTTACTCCCATGCTGGAGAGACTGGTCTGAGAGTGGACAAGGGCTTAAATGCTGTCTGAGTGGCTATTGAGCTGGTTTAGGTAGCGTTCTCCACCTGAGCAAGATGTAATTCCAGTTTTTGAGCATTTTGGGATGCTGTATCCCCTTGAAAACTCTGGTATGCTCTATTCCTGGTAGCTTCCAAATGATCTGCTCATCCCTGTGAGGCCCTCTGAGCTGCTCTCTGTTGCTAAGAAATTCTTGTTTTCATCGCATCTCCCTGCATGTAGTGGATGTTGCTTTGCCGTGAAGTCCTAGCCTGCCTTACCTGGATGCCCTTTGTCCTTGGGCTTCCTGGCAGAGCATCATCTCAGGGGGAACTGTTCTGCTCCACCTGCAGCACCCTCCCTTTCCAGCCCATGGGGTGCGCCTGGGACATCAGGCTGCcacaggtgctgctgctcttgcccTGTGCTTGTTCCTGTTGCTTGCGCTGCCTGGCATTTCAGAGGTCCTATTGCAAGTGATTGGCTGAGTGTGATGCTCCTGCCTATGGATCATGCTTTCtcacagaaaaaggaggaggttGTTTTGCTGTGTGGGATACCTGAAcgtccctcctcctctccagtgGGAACAGGGCCCCTTTGTAAGATGCTGCGAGGCTTCCTTTTGAGAGAGCATCAATAAACAAACCTTTCTTTATAACGTGTAAAGTTGGGAAGCGCAGCGAGGGGTGAAGGTCCGTATGCCTACCTGCCTGCAAGGCATGAGTAAGAAACTCTGCTATTTGTGGCCCCTCCCAAGAAGtctccccctcccagcccccagcaggtACCCAGGTACGAGGGAAGCAGAGCAGTTCAGCTCTGCGAGGTGATGGTGCCCTTTTGTCCCTCGAGTATGAGGCAGACACTCGCCTCCCATCCCATGCCTTGTGTCTGGGATGATGGAAGGTTGCTAATTGTCCTGGAGCATCCCAAATACCTTTCTCAATGTCTGCTGTCACCTCCAGCTTGGGAGGGAATGATCTGCCTTTCCAGGGAGTTTGATCTGCTCCAGATAATTTGGTGTTGCATAAAGTAACAGAAGGGTGGAGTACTCTCATCCCTGGCTTGAGTCGTTGTCAGCTGGCCAGTGCCTCGCTATCTTCGGAGGCTGCAGACCTgcatctcccctctcctctgcaaGGGAGGGACAGCAAACCGTGGGCTTtgtaaaggagaagaaaaccaagCCCCGTCTTTCTTATCCAGAGcaaatggaaagggaaaggacTCACCTTCTTCAGTTTCATGTTGTCCAGGTTGAGTGTCTGCAGGTATCGCCCGAAGGACTGGAAGGCATTGTCAGGGATGACCTCAATTGGGTTATGAGAGAGCTTCAGTTCCTCCAGCACTCTCAGCTTACTCATTGCGCTCACAGGATAGCTGCTCAGCTGGTTCTTGTCCAGGTGGAGGACAGCAAGGTTTTCTACATCCTCCAGGGCCCCGGGGAGGAGGTTGGTGAGGGAGTTGTCGGAGAGGAAGAGCCAGCGCAGGTCTTTAGCCCCGTTGAAGACCCCTGGTTTCAGCTCCCGGATTTTATTGCTGCCTAAGTGCAGGATGAAGAGGTTGACaagaggggagaggagcccTTTGGGTAGGTCTGGGATCTTGTTCTGATCCAGGTACAGGTAGGTGAGCTCAGAGAGGTCATCGAAGGCTCCTGGCTTTATGACACTGATCTGGTTGTCAGTGAGATAGAGGTAGACCAGGCTTTTGAGCCCCCGGAAGGCTCCAGTTGAGATCTCCTTGATCCGTGAGCTCTGGAGGTGCAGGGACACCAGCTTTTTCAGATCACGGAAGCCATTGGTGGGCAGGACGGGGAAGTTGTTCTTCTGCAGGTTGAGAAGCCGTGTTTGCTCAGGCACCTTGGGGATCTTCTTCAACCCAGCATTGTCACAGATGACATGTTGCAGGTCGCCGCCGTGGCAGTGGCAGCTCGGGGGACATGCCTGCACGATGGAGGCAAGACATGCCAGTAGGCTGAGGACACTGAGGAAGAAGCCTGACCGATTCATGGTCAGATCTGGAATTAGTGTGGTgggaagagaagcaggaggaggaggaggagggagatgggtgggagagagagaaactggGTTTGCAGCATGCTGAACACAGCCCTATTTATAAtgttattaaaaagcaaaatccctTCCCACaaaccacaggcagcagccagtTGGAAGCAACTGGCTTTGGGAACTTACTGTGAGCTTAACCCCTTGGCACCAGGCAGCGGAGTGTCCGCGGTCCTGCCTGGCTTCGCTGCTGCAGCGGCTGTGCAGAGGTAGTTTTCCTCTCTGCAACAGGGAGGCAAATGGTCAGGAAGAACAAAcgctgagctgctctgtggggGACCTCTCTGGTCCCTGCTGAGCCGAGAGGGGCCCTGATTCAtcagtggtggtggggggaaaCAACCTGGTTTGGTCGAATGGCATGGCAGGGAGCTCCGCTGTGCTCCGCAGCCACCTCGTGCCGAAGGTCTCGGCAGGCTCCTGGGCTGTGTGTATCCTCAGCTGGTCTGGGGAGAATCTTGTCCTGCTATCACAGAGGaaggtttggggaggggggtgtgtgtgtcttgcTGATTTCAAAAGAGTTTGCCTAAGCAGGGATGGGAGAAGGTGGGAGCGATACGGGGTCATGCCAAaggccagcagtgctgcactcGCTCTTGTGatgcaaaattttatttgaagacTTCCAGATCTAGACTGCACCTAGGAGTTGGCCAAGAAAGGGAGAGCAAAGACCATCTTAATTCCTGCTGCATCTTCCTCTGTGGGCAGTCGAGTGTGGCACATCCATGGTCATGCTCAGGAGACCTGTGTgaggggcttttttttcccagcacatGGCACTGTGGAGCAATGGCTGTTGCCTTCCGACAAGGGATGGGGCAGTGGCGGAGCCTGTGGGGAAGTGATGGGGCATGGGCTGGTGGGTATGAAGTGCCGGACAGCGATGCCCTGCTGCGTGCCTGGCTCAGATGAAGTGGATAGGAATGCCTGTGCTCCTGAGATGAAGCTGTGGATGGGGAAAGGTGTGGATAAAGGGATGGTGAGGTATCAGAGCAAGGAAATCGCTGCTGAGCTGGGACTAGGGTCTTCCCTGGCTCCTCTCTTGGGGTAGCGGTGGCAGAGATGAATTAATGCAGGGGATGTTCCTTGCTCTCCCAATAGACAAGGTTAAAGCAAAGCGGTTAAAAGCCCCAGCGCATGCTTCTGTGAGTGTGGAGGGAGAGATCCAGGGGTTGTGGGGTGGAGTTTGGAGTTGGAACATTTTGAACTGATTTCCAGCCAGTTCCTGGCTGCAGCGAACAGCTGAGAGCCCAGCACATAACTGTGAGCTTGTTGAGCTTTCTGCTCCtgaggctggctgcagagccccagcgGAGCTTTTGCAGAGGCGAGACAGGCTCAAGAAAGGGAGGAAATCCAAGGGCTGACTTAGGACACAGACTGGCTTATTCACCGAGATTTCTGGGTTTTTCCATTGTTGCAATGAGGAATTAGCCAGCGCCGCTGAGCATGCTCCAGCAGGCGTTATGCAAACCGCCTGGCAGCCCGcgccctggccagcagctgtcACTCTGAATAGGGTTTTCATTGCATGACTAACCTGGGGGACAAAAGGGGCTTCTGGGGTGTGAACGTAGGTTCTGGTGAGCCTGGTGGGGCAGATGGGGCTGGCCGAACGGTGATGTAATGTGGGACCTGATTGCAAACTGGGCCATGTCAGCCTTCCAATGTTTGTCAGCCTAGAGGTGCAACGCCCTGCTGTCGAGCAGCTGGGGCCTCGCCAATCGCCTCAGCATGAAGGGTTTCTCCTGCCTCATCTCCAGAGAGATGCTCTCACCGTAGGAGCTCCAGGCTTCTGCTGGAGGGACCTCCTGCAGCACTCATTACTGTCATTACTGTAGGATTTAATGATCAAAACAatggtatttttgcttttgcctgATACAGTAGGCACCACAATGGTCATGCACATGCTTTGATCTCTAGAGGAGCTCTTTGGGTGTCTCGGTGAGGACCTTTGAGACagcaaaaaaggaggaagatggAAGAACCCTCCGTGTTTTCCTCCTCCAGTTTGATCAGGACTGAGTGACCCTTAAGTGTGTGCTGCTTGTAAAGCTCAGATGGGGAGCTGGGTGAATGACTggaaaagtaagaaaagcaTCATCTTGTATCTGTggattgatttttatttatttttcttagagaAGATTCAACCACTTCAGTCTTATTTGTAATCATTTGATGAACAATTCCTACAGTTATGTACCAGTTATAATGTGCAAGAGCAACTGATGGGTGAGACTGAAAATCCAGCCTGTTTCTGCTGGCCACTGAAGCCAGGCAGCGTATCTGTGCTCCATCCCCGAGCACAGCTGGTGCCTGATTCTTGGTTTTCCCACCTCTTTGCAAAAAATACCAGCTAACAGCGAACCCCTTCTGCAAAGATTTCTGCCAGCGTGGGTCAGATCGGAGCACAAAGCTGGTGAGGGCCTTGCAAACTCCATCCATAAATACATCCCACCCACATGTATTTCTGGAACAAGACCCTTTTCAGAGGTTAAATTGCCCAGACCTCAAaccatcttcttttctttcttcctttgaggataaatttccctttcttccacCCTTTATCGCTTTGCTGGCTCAGACTGCGGATGCTGGGGAACA comes from Falco naumanni isolate bFalNau1 chromosome 1, bFalNau1.pat, whole genome shotgun sequence and encodes:
- the CHAD gene encoding chondroadherin gives rise to the protein MNRSGFFLSVLSLLACLASIVQACPPSCHCHGGDLQHVICDNAGLKKIPKVPEQTRLLNLQKNNFPVLPTNGFRDLKKLVSLHLQSSRIKEISTGAFRGLKSLVYLYLTDNQISVIKPGAFDDLSELTYLYLDQNKIPDLPKGLLSPLVNLFILHLGSNKIRELKPGVFNGAKDLRWLFLSDNSLTNLLPGALEDVENLAVLHLDKNQLSSYPVSAMSKLRVLEELKLSHNPIEVIPDNAFQSFGRYLQTLNLDNMKLKKFADNAFAGVTALKTAHLENNRLTQLPRNFPFDKLETLTLSRNAWHCNCQLAHLRKWLKGNRTRTEDTCSTPVQYRGQSIRDTPALRTCKLPTKRSKKGSRH